NNNNNNNNNNNNNNNNNNNNNNNNNNNNNNNNNNNNNNNNNNNNNNNNNNNNNNNNNNNNNNNNNNNNNNNNNNNNNNNNNNNNNNNNNNNNNGACGAATGGGACAAAAGGGACGGATGGGACGGATAGGACGAATGGGACAAAAGGGGGGAATGGGACGGATAGGACGAATGGGACAAAAGGGACGGATGGGACAAAAGGGAGGAATGAGACAAAAGGGAGGAATGGGACAAATGGGATGGATGATACGGATGGGACGAATGGGACAAAAGGGGGGAATGGGACGGATAGGACGAATGGGACAAAAAGGAGGAATGGGACAAATGGGATGGATGATACGGATGGGACGAATGGGACAAAAGGGGGGAATGGGAGGAATGACATTGGTGCGATTGTAATAATGTTGGTGTTGTATTGAGGTTTTTATCTTTATATAAGGTGCAAGTCTTGATGTTTTGTCGGCATTGTTTTGTCTTCAATAAAAAGTGTGTAGTTTCTTAAATTAAGTTTCTACCTGTGGAACTGATGGATATACTCGCATGCAGTACACCTTTTTGGTTACGAAGGGCGGAACATAATTCTTGTATTTTATATGCTCTTCCTCGAACTAAAATAGTTTCGGCGCACAACTGGTGGTCTAAATGAATATGTGTTGTGGTGAGAATAACATTCAGATATTTGTGCTGAACATTCAAAATTTTATCATTCAGTTTGGGTAT
This region of Candidatus Hydrogenedens sp. genomic DNA includes:
- the nikR gene encoding nickel-responsive transcriptional regulator NikR encodes the protein MAGVVRLSFSIEKSLWEKLQNLVTREGYANRSEFIRDLIRDKLVEKQWEENEEAIGTITFVYNHHIPKLNDKILNVQHKYLNVILTTTHIHLDHQLCAETILVRGRAYKIQELCSALRNQKGVLHASISISSTGRNLI